A region from the Vicia villosa cultivar HV-30 ecotype Madison, WI linkage group LG3, Vvil1.0, whole genome shotgun sequence genome encodes:
- the LOC131657361 gene encoding cellulose synthase-like protein G1: MVTITFTLHKETVQSWLFLSRTRMIFQFICVLSLFYYRIKNFITSYPWILMTLAETILSVMWFFNQAYRWRPVTRSVMTEKLPADENLPGLDIFVCTVDHEKEPTVEVMNTVVSAIAMDYPSDKLCVYLSDDGGSPVTYFGIKEASEFAKVWVPFCKKYSVKSRSPKVFFSPMGEDEHVLRSHEFEVERDQIKAKYEKMHKDIENFSSDPKNLCMVNDRSSRIEIIDDESETPRVIYVSRERRPSLSHNFKGGALNTLLRVSGLISNGPYVLVVDCDMYCNDPSSAKQAMCFFLDPETSKNIAFVQFPQMFHNLSKKDIYDNQSRNAFKTRWQGMDGLRGPGLSGSGNYLNRSALLFGSPNQKDEYLHDARKYFGESTTYIESLKAIREQQIIKKNLSKDEIFLEAQIVSSCSYETNTKWGSEVGFSYGILLESTMTGYLLHCRGWKSAYLYPKTPCFLGCAPIDIKEGMLQLVKWLSELCLLAVSKYSPFTYGFSRMSTIHNFIYCSMSISSMYAIGFILYGCVPQLCFLKGIPVFPKVTDPWFAVFAILYIATQIQHLIDVISGDGSISMWWDEQRIWIIKSLTSLFAMIEAIKKWLGSNKKRLYLSNKAIDTNKEKIKKYEQGRFDFQGAALYMSPMIVLLIVNTISFFGGLWRLFKIRDFEEMFGQFFLVSYVMALSYPIFVGILTMKNKSG, translated from the exons ATGGTTACTATAACCTTCACACTTCACAAAGAAACAGTTCAATCATGGTTATTTCTAAGTAGAACTCGCATGATTTTCCAGTTCATATGTGTCTTGTCTCTCTTTTATTATCGTATCAAAAATTTCATTACTTCCTATCCATGGATTCTAATGACACTAGCTGAAACTATTCTATCAGTTATGTGGTTTTTTAACCAAGCATACCGGTGGCGGCCGGTGACTCGGTCAGTTATGACCGAAAAACTCCCGGCCGACGAGAATTTACCTGGACTTGACATATTTGTGTGTACGGTCGATCATGAGAAAGAACCGACCGTTGAAGTTATGAACACGGTTGTTTCGGCTATTGCTATGGATTACCCTAGTGATAAACTTTGTGTTTATCTTTCTGATGATGGTGGTTCTCCTGTTACTTATTTTGGGATTAAAGAGGCTTCTGAATTTGCTAAAGTTTGGGTTCCTTTCTGTAAAAAATATAGTGTTAAATCAAGGAGCCCTAAGGTTTTTTTCTCACCAATGGGTGAGGATGAACATGTTCTTAGGTCACATGAATTTGAAGTAGAGAGAGATCAGATTaag GCGAAATATgagaaaatgcataaagataTTGAAAATTTCAGTTCTGATCCAAAGAATCTTTGTATGGTCAATGACAGATCTTCTCGGATTGAG atTATAGATGACGAATCAGAAACTCCGCGTGTTATTTACGTGTCTCGTGAAAGAAGACCATCACTTTCTCACAATTTCAAAGGAGGTGCCCTCAATACATTG CTTAGAGTTTCAGGTTTGATAAGTAATGGGCCTTATGTACTTGTAGTGGACTGTGACATGTATTGCAATGATCCATCATCTGCCAAACAAGCAATGTGTTTCTTTCTTGATCCAGAAACCTCTAAAAATATTGCTTTTGTTCAATTCCCTCAAATGTTTCACAATCTTAGCAAAAAAGATATCTATGATAATCAATCAAGAAATGCTTTTaag ACAAGGTGGCAAGGGATGGATGGATTGAGAGGTCCAGGTCTTTCTGGAAGTGGTAATTACTTGAATAGAAGTGCATTATTGTTTGGAAGTCCAAATCAAAAAG ATGAGTATCTTCATGATGCCCGAAAATACTTTGGAGAATCAACTACCTACATAGAATCACTCAAAGCCATTCGTGAACAACAAATTATCAAAAAGAATCTTTCAAAAGATGAAATTTTTCTAGAAGCTCAAATAGTTTCATCGTGTTCCTATGAAACAAACACAAAATGGGGCTCAGAAGTAGGATTCTCATATGGTATTTTACTAGAGAGTACTATGACTGGATATCTTTTACACTGCAGAGGATGGAAATCAGCTTATCTTTATCCAAAAACACCTTGTTTCTTAGGGTGTGCACCAATTGATATCAAAGAAGGAATGCTTCAATTGGTGAAATGGTTGTCTGAACTTTGCTTACTTGCTGTCTCTAAATACAGCCCTTTTACTTATGGATTTTCAAGAATGTCAACTATTCATAACTTCATTTATTGCTCCATGTCTATTTCATCTATGTATGCTATTGGTTTCATTCTTTATGGTTGTGTACCTCAACTTTGCTTCTTAAAAGGAATTCCTGTTTTTCCAAAG GTCACAGATCCATGGTTTGCAGTGTTTGCAATATTATACATAGCCACACAAATTCAACATTTGATAGATGTGATTTCTGGTGATGGGTCAATTTCAATGTGGTGGGATGAACAAAGAATTTGGATTATAAAATCACTTACAAGTTTATTTGCAATGATAGAGGCAATTAAGAAATGGTTAGGATCAAATAAAAAGAGACTCTACTTATCAAACAAAGcaattgacacaaacaaagaGAAAATCAAGAAATATGAACAAGGTAGGTTTGATTTTCAAGGTGCAGCTTTGTATATGTCTCCGATGATTGTGCTACTCATAGTCAACACTATTTCTTTCTTTGGTGGTTTATGGAGACTTTTCAAAATAAGAGACTTTGAAGAAATGTTTGGTCAATTTTTCTTAGTAAGTTATGTCATGGCACTTAGTTATCCAATTTTTGTAGGGATTTTAACCATGAAAAATAAGAGTGGGTAG